CGGATGCCATAGCACCAATAGCGGAATATGTTCTATCCTGTACAGGGCTCTCTAGTAGATTTTGAACGGGTATGGACTTCCTTTCGATaaatttccaatttttcacaaGGGAAACCGCCAAATAATTACAGCCCATACGACAAAGAATATCAGTAACCCTCAAAATCAAAGTACATTCAATTTTGGCTTCAACATTAAGAGATCCAATAAAATACTTCAAGTTTCTGTTTCTCAAGTGGTTGTACAAATAAAGCAGAGCGGGGTCTTCAACAAGAAATGATCTGTTCACACAAGCTTCCTTATCAACAACATCCGAGTTGTTTTCTAAATCGATCGGAGCCGTCATCAAAGCTTTAATGGCAACTTCTTGCTTTCTTAGTTTCCAGTAAATAAAGCTCGCTTTCCATCTATCATTCTCTTTTATTGTCTCAGGTAACATTTGCGTGGTCAATAGCTCTCCCAACACGGGTCCATTATCACCTTCATAAACACGACATACACCTATTGCCAAATCCATGTCATTTACTTGCTTGCAAAGGACATTGACACAATCCTTTAGAGAGTTTGttaagagaaaaaacacTGCCGCATCCATATACCTATGTTTACTAAGCAGAACAAAGGCATTTTTAAGTGCAGCCGTTCTCCATCTAGGCACGGTGAAATCGTTACTGATAAACCTGACCATCTTTTGCTGCTCGGGATGACCAATGGCCATCCTCCACAAGCTTAGCAGTATCtgttttttcctcaaaGCAAGATAAAATATAGCGCACCGACTTGGGTCCCTCCTATCGTCTTTGGAGAATTCATATTTTGCGACATCTTCGAATTTCTTCACTAAGTCTTGCTCCTTAATCCAGTAAGCTATTTTATATTCACGGGCACGTTTCCATGAAGTTATATGGCGGTCAATAgaagataataatatttctttattgtcTGAATGTAAAGCCCATGACACATCTCTCATTAGAATACTTTTTTGGATGTTTTTATGGGACAAAAATAATTTTACGCCCAACAAAAACCTAACACCGTTGTAATCCACCaccttttcatttttaataacTTCATCCACTGCCTCAATGACTGTAATAAGCGTAATCTGTTGATGACGAGTCAGATAAGGTAAAGTTGTTTTAGTCAATTGTCCAGTAAGCGCTGCAGATACAGTCTTATTGAAGCAAGGGTATGGATCAGGGAAAGTTTCCACTGGGTAGTCCCTATCCTTGGCAATAAAGTACTTTAGAGGATCCATCCCTAGGTTGGAATCTAGGTTTGACACATTCTGTGATCCAAAATCTAATTTTCTCAACGCTAAAAACAATCTTAACAGTAGCTCCTTAACGAGTTGCAATTTATTGGCATAAATGGCCTGAATTAAGAATTGTGGATGATAAACCGGTAGTGGACCATTCAAAACACTACTCAAATGGAGTATAtcatttgataaaattttcCTTGAACCAATAGACTGATAAGTAAATGGGTCACTCAAGTCTAAAGATTTATCCTTGATATAAAACTGATTTCCTGAGGCAACTACAAAGGTCCCATTCTTCATCCAGACAGAGTCGCCAATATTATGGGCCGTATGAGCTGTAATatcgattttttcaataggCAAATAACTAGGTGTGTTATTCGTGTAATCATATCTCAGTTGAGTATACAGTAAAGCATATCCCGTAAATCCAACAGAAACAATACTTTGACCATATGCAGTACTTGTCCAATCTATATCTTCGATGGTGTCATCAAATGTTTCCTCGTATTCAAGAACTCCCCTATTCAAATCCCATAACGACATCACTTTACCAGTAAAATTGACGATACACAACTTGCCTGTAGATGATCCTCTGATACACGTAGAATCTGCTATTCCAGTATTAATCTCACAGGCCTTGATCCACTGAACGTGCCTACCCTTGTAATTGACAATGGCTTTATATGTTCTAGTAAGACCCTTTCTAGTGATCAAGGAAATGAGAGGCCTGTTACTGAAAAAAGTCTGATGAACAGGATCAATAATAGATATCCTGTATATATCATCACCGTCAACATCCAAAGAGTCAGATTTGACTTCAAAAATGCCGCGTGTCAAGGAAACTTCATATGCTTTGATTGAACCGTTAGAGAAAATCAATGCGGTAAAATGACGCTCATGACTATGCTGTAACTCAGGGGTATTTAGCATGACAATTGGATGAATTGATTTgtcctttttcaatctaGTTTCTGCACGTAAATATGATTGTTTCTGTTCACTATCCTCTTTACGATTCGTCGGGCACTCCCAGGCTTGCAGGAGCCCATTTTCGAGCAAGCAGATGACCAGTTTACCTAATTCATGTACAACTGCAAACTTTATCGGAGACTCGGTTTGTATTGTATTTTGTAAGCGTAAGGAAACACCGTGACTCAACTTTTGCGGGTACCAAACGCTATTTTCTGAGAATCTTGAAGTAGTCAATAGTGCTTCACCGTCGCTACTTCTCACCAACTTCTGCACGGATTTATTATGTCCCGTAAATTTGTGCTCCAATACTGTCGTCATATGATCGCTTGTATTGCTTATGAGCTGCGAAAGGTCGATCAATAAATGTCTTATTACACCTTGTAAATCATGAACCAAAAAGGAGACTTCACCCTCTGTATCATCGTAAGGTTGTATTTCAgagaaatataaatatttgGTGTCATTTAACATGGTTGCCTTTTTAACTTTCTTATGTGAAATAGTTCTTTTAGCCATGGGCTTAGGTGGATCTTGGGAAAGGTTATTCAAGGCTAGAATTTCCAAGTCTCCCGTCAGCGAGCCCAGAATAACAATATCTGAATCAGACACACCAGAGCCTTCGAAATTTTCCTTACTCAGACTGTGTCTCAAAATCCAATTATCTATTATTACGCAAAATTTTTGCGTAGGGGAAAGAGGCACTTCACCCCATATCTGTACAGTATGATTCTTGTCCATTTCAAAACAAGACCATATTCTCAGCACTTTGTCTTCTCCCAGTGTATAGAGAGCCTGAGAGGCTGTATTGTTCCTATTTGCTTCATCCGGCTCTTTCTTCCACCGCATTGCAGTTATAGGCTTCGGGTGAGCGAGCATGGTTAAATTAAAGATAACCTGTTCTCCAACTATCGAAACGCGCTTCCACAATTTGGCATTGCAGTCATATTTTCCAACGCTAACTATCACCTGCGAATCCTGTGAAATGATTACATTGTAGACGGGTTTAGGTTGTTTTTGGTTCCACTGCAAGACAGGTTGATATACACCAAAATTATCCTTaatcttccaaaaagaaagaaaatcagaCCCAATGGCTAGTTCGTTATCGGAAGACCATCTCAGGCAATTTACTGGAGTATCATCATGGAACAACTGACAGCATTGAGTCCATTTGGGGTTCTGCATGATTTGATGTATGGGCTTGTAGATAAGTACCCTATTGTGGAAAGAAAGAGCAATGAACCCGTTCTGACCGTTGATATCAACAGCAGTACAGTCCGATTGAGTATAAATGGTCTGTAACCTGGTGAATTTGTTTGAGAGTATGATCAAATTATTCCCTGAACAATATGCAAAGATGGTATGGTTTTGCCATGTTGCTTGACAAGCCGTCTGAGGAGTATCATTTGGACGTCCTGGCAAAAAGTTTAGCGACATGAATAATAGTGTTGCGTATGTACCCGTTGCTTGCTTTCTATACTGATGACGGTGCACTTATATCCCTTTaattatgaaaaatttgaaatgcTTATAATGATAAACATAACGAGGTTTCGCTATGCGGAAAGcttgaaagaaagaggGATCGTGATTTGGAAGGCTGCAACAGTCATTCAAAACAGAATAAAGACGGGATATTTGTTGTGAGTCtattatataaaataaggaaaatggTTGCTAGTTGTAAGGACCAGAAGAAGGCAGTTGCCATATGTTTGCAGAGATCGCCTTGTGTGATGATAGAAAGACATAATCCTCAGGACTGTCTTGACAATCCGGATCTGAACAAGGACCTGCCGGAACTTTGTATAGCCCAGATGAAGGCATTTCTAGATTGCAAGCGAGGAATAGTGGACATGACCAAGCGCTTTACTGGTAACGCACCTCTGTCAACTGGCAAGTACGATCAGCAGTATGAAAACCTGTGCAAAGGAAAGTTTGATCCCAGAGAAGAGATGGAAAAACTGAAGTTGCTGAATAGCCAGCAGAAGGACTGAccttttacaaaaaattcacctgtaaatatatatatatttttaaatCTATACCGCAAGCTCACTCGACTAGTTTCTCAAGTAAAACATTTGTGATGTATAAGCATGTGGGGTATTAAAGGGCGTTCCAGTTGTACAGGGACATAACGTAATTAATTGTAGGAACTGGAAGAAGTACTATAAAAGACAAGGGCAATATGTAGAAAGTTACATTTGTTTCTTGATCAGTTAAGGGCGATGCATtagaagtgaaaaaaaaggaaggaaaGTAATGCAAATATTACAAGTACCATCTGTATCGGAACATTCAAAAGAACACACGGCGATAATGGCAGATAATGAACAGCAAACCGGTGTAAAACTCGAGAACGATCAGTCGTTAAGAGACCTGGGGGTTAACGTTCTTTCCCAGAGGAGTTTGGAGGATAGAATAGCCAATGATGTAACCAATTTCAGTAACCTACAAACTTTGCAGCAAGAAGAGACCCGTTTAGAGCGTAGCCAGACTGCCCTGCAGCGATATTTCAGCAAGAAGAACATTCTCGCCAGAAAGTTGGACAATGCAGCCAGGATATCTGTTAAGCATAACCTTCGAAATCAGATTAAAGATTTGCAATCTAATGATATTGAGCGGGTATTGAGAGACATCGAAGACATTCAATCAAGGATCAAAGACTTGAAAGTGCAGATAAATCAAGGGGGTGAAAATAGGACTGCTAAAGAGGGACTGCAAAGGATTGGAGAAAGTGAGAAGGAATTTCTGATTAGGACTGGTAAGATCACTGCATTTGGTCACAAGGCTGGTTTCAGTTTAGATGCTGCTGACACAGAACATGGAGACGATGAGGAgcaaaatgataaagattttgaagTGGCTACGGAACAAATGGTAGAGAACTTGactgatgaagatgacaaCCTTAGTGACCAAGACTTTCAAATGAGTGGTGAACAAAGCGAGGAAgataaagaagaggaaagcGACGATGAGATCCTTGAAGACTTGGAAGATCTGGAGTCAAGAAACCAACCTGGTGAGGCAAAggatgatggtgatgagTCGTATTACCAGGCAAGATTGAAGAGATGGATCAAACAGCGTTCTGCTGATAGAAAAAAGACAGCGGATCTGCCAGAATGGCGAATGCATCATCCCAATATTCCCGACGCAAAGCTTAATAATGAGTTCAAAATACCCGGTGAAATTTACTCACTATTGTTTGATTACCAAAAGACGTGTGTGCAGTGGCTCTATGAGCTTCACCAGCAGAACTGTGGTGGAATTATCGGTGACGAAATGGGTTTAGGGAAGACAATTCAGATTATCGCATTTATTGCAGCATTACATCACTCAGGTTTATTGACAGGGCCAGTTTTGATAGTTTGTCCTGCGACAGTGATGAAACAATGGTGTAATGAATTACATCATTGGTGGCCCCCATTAAGGACAGTCATATTACACTCTATGGGATCAGGAATGGCTACAAAtcaaagattcaaaatggatgaaaatgaactaGAGAACCTGATAATGAATTCAAATCCAGGGGACTTTTCATACGACGATTGgcaaaattcatcaaagacaaagaaaGCCTTAGAATCAAACTACCATCTGGATAGACTAATAGACAAAGTCGTCACTGATGGTCACATTTTGATTACTACTTATGTCGGGTTAAGAATACATTCAGATAATCTACTGAAAGTGAAGTGGCAGTATGCTGTTTTAGATGAAGGCCATAAAATCAGAAACCCAGATTCAGAAATTTCGCTAACGTGTAAAAAGTTGAAGACACATAATAGAATTATTCTTTCGGGAACACCAATTCAGAATAATTTAACTGAACTTTGGTcactttttgatttcatctTCCCCGGTAAATTGGGGACTTTGCCTGTTTTTCAACAACAGTTTGTAATACCGATAAATATGGGGGGTTATGCAAATGCTACCAATATACAAGTTCAAACTGGTTATAAATGTGCTGTAGCATTACGTGACTTGATTTCTCCATACCTTCTACGTCGTGTGAAAGCCGATGTTGCTAAAGATTTGCCccagaaaaaggaaatggTTCTAT
Above is a window of Saccharomyces kudriavzevii IFO 1802 strain IFO1802 genome assembly, chromosome: 10 DNA encoding:
- the RAD26 gene encoding DNA-dependent ATPase RAD26 (similar to Saccharomyces cerevisiae RAD26 (YJR035W); ancestral locus Anc_1.459), whose protein sequence is MQILQVPSVSEHSKEHTAIMADNEQQTGVKLENDQSLRDLGVNVLSQRSLEDRIANDVTNFSNLQTLQQEETRLERSQTALQRYFSKKNILARKLDNAARISVKHNLRNQIKDLQSNDIERVLRDIEDIQSRIKDLKVQINQGGENRTAKEGLQRIGESEKEFLIRTGKITAFGHKAGFSLDAADTEHGDDEEQNDKDFEVATEQMVENLTDEDDNLSDQDFQMSGEQSEEDKEEESDDEILEDLEDLESRNQPGEAKDDGDESYYQARLKRWIKQRSADRKKTADLPEWRMHHPNIPDAKLNNEFKIPGEIYSLLFDYQKTCVQWLYELHQQNCGGIIGDEMGLGKTIQIIAFIAALHHSGLLTGPVLIVCPATVMKQWCNELHHWWPPLRTVILHSMGSGMATNQRFKMDENELENLIMNSNPGDFSYDDWQNSSKTKKALESNYHLDRLIDKVVTDGHILITTYVGLRIHSDNLLKVKWQYAVLDEGHKIRNPDSEISLTCKKLKTHNRIILSGTPIQNNLTELWSLFDFIFPGKLGTLPVFQQQFVIPINMGGYANATNIQVQTGYKCAVALRDLISPYLLRRVKADVAKDLPQKKEMVLFCKLTKYQRSKYLEFLHSSDLNQIQDGKRNVLFGIDILRKICNHPDILDRETKRNDSSYGDPKRSGKMQVVKQLLSLWHKQGYKALLFTQSRQMLDILEEFISRKDPDLSNLRYLRMDGTTNIKRRQSLVDQFNNEPFDVFLLTTRVGGLGVNLTGANRIIIFDPDWNPSTDMQARERAWRIGQKREVSIYRLMVGGSIEEKIYHRQIFKQFLTNRILTDPKQKRFFKIHELHDLFSLGGENGYSTEELSEEVQKHTENLKNSKSQESDDFEQLLNLSGVSKLESFYNGKEKKQNSKSEDDRLIEGLLGGESNLDTVMSHDSIVNSHSSRSSSNLITKEASRVANDAVSALRKSKMIITKRHEIGTPTWTGRFGKAGKIKKGGLSRNKQSGSAAILGSIVKSQKEASKEAHQENLSNEINIPESDELDSNTRILKDIQKYLQKQNNFFSSSVGILNNIGVNLSDKEDVIKVRALLRTIAKFDKEHKGWVLDGEFRSSDD
- the PET191 gene encoding Pet191p (similar to Saccharomyces cerevisiae PET191 (YJR034W); ancestral locus Anc_1.458), yielding MVASCKDQKKAVAICLQRSPCVMIERHNPQDCLDNPDLNKDLPELCIAQMKAFLDCKRGIVDMTKRFTGNAPLSTGKYDQQYENLCKGKFDPREEMEKLKLLNSQQKD
- the RAV1 gene encoding Rav1p (similar to Saccharomyces cerevisiae RAV1 (YJR033C); ancestral locus Anc_1.457) → MSLNFLPGRPNDTPQTACQATWQNHTIFAYCSGNNLIILSNKFTRLQTIYTQSDCTAVDINGQNGFIALSFHNRVLIYKPIHQIMQNPKWTQCCQLFHDDTPVNCLRWSSDNELAIGSDFLSFWKIKDNFGVYQPVLQWNQKQPKPVYNVIISQDSQVIVSVGKYDCNAKLWKRVSIVGEQVIFNLTMLAHPKPITAMRWKKEPDEANRNNTASQALYTLGEDKVLRIWSCFEMDKNHTVQIWGEVPLSPTQKFCVIIDNWILRHSLSKENFEGSGVSDSDIVILGSLTGDLEILALNNLSQDPPKPMAKRTISHKKVKKATMLNDTKYLYFSEIQPYDDTEGEVSFLVHDLQGVIRHLLIDLSQLISNTSDHMTTVLEHKFTGHNKSVQKLVRSSDGEALLTTSRFSENSVWYPQKLSHGVSLRLQNTIQTESPIKFAVVHELGKLVICLLENGLLQAWECPTNRKEDSEQKQSYLRAETRLKKDKSIHPIVMLNTPELQHSHERHFTALIFSNGSIKAYEVSLTRGIFEVKSDSLDVDGDDIYRISIIDPVHQTFFSNRPLISLITRKGLTRTYKAIVNYKGRHVQWIKACEINTGIADSTCIRGSSTGKLCIVNFTGKVMSLWDLNRGVLEYEETFDDTIEDIDWTSTAYGQSIVSVGFTGYALLYTQLRYDYTNNTPSYLPIEKIDITAHTAHNIGDSVWMKNGTFVVASGNQFYIKDKSLDLSDPFTYQSIGSRKILSNDILHLSSVLNGPLPVYHPQFLIQAIYANKLQLVKELLLRLFLALRKLDFGSQNVSNLDSNLGMDPLKYFIAKDRDYPVETFPDPYPCFNKTVSAALTGQLTKTTLPYLTRHQQITLITVIEAVDEVIKNEKVVDYNGVRFLLGVKLFLSHKNIQKSILMRDVSWALHSDNKEILLSSIDRHITSWKRAREYKIAYWIKEQDLVKKFEDVAKYEFSKDDRRDPSRCAIFYLALRKKQILLSLWRMAIGHPEQQKMVRFISNDFTVPRWRTAALKNAFVLLSKHRYMDAAVFFLLTNSLKDCVNVLCKQVNDMDLAIGVCRVYEGDNGPVLGELLTTQMLPETIKENDRWKASFIYWKLRKQEVAIKALMTAPIDLENNSDVVDKEACVNRSFLVEDPALLYLYNHLRNRNLKYFIGSLNVEAKIECTLILRVTDILCRMGCNYLAVSLVKNWKFIERKSIPVQNLLESPVQDRTYSAIGAMASEPISTARMRPSLFDKFGSSNASDVEHLKPNATLPNSLLDEFLQPPPSSSSSTSLVKGPSSAPRSILDEFASPSSSQHKENVIPNTLNDKTESLENESEKSSKNVLGNFSLQEPQKPKKSAMAKNLLDDFV